The nucleotide window ATTCAATTTCTTCCCCAACCCGCAAACCAAGTGCTTCTAAGCGGATCACTATCGCCTGTGGCAAAGTCATTGAAGTGATCAAGGCCCGCCTGCCTGGCGTTAATTGTGTTAGTTTCATCGCTTGCTCTCCTTTCTTTATTAGACTATGCTTGCAAAAAGCCCTTCCTTCCGCGCAAATTTCGACATTCCCCAGCTGGTATAACGGACAGATTGTGGTATAATCAAAAA belongs to Holdemania massiliensis and includes:
- a CDS encoding FeoA family protein, whose translation is MKLTQLTPGRRALITSMTLPQAIVIRLEALGLRVGEEIECVRTAPLLDPIEYSVGGSLIALRRPDAAQIEVALITDP